A window of the Radiobacillus deserti genome harbors these coding sequences:
- a CDS encoding carbohydrate ABC transporter permease: MKESFQYKVFRVFNVVILLAVVYVTLFPFLNIVAQSFSSEQYITAGEVSLIPKGFNIETYKIIMSDSMFWINYKNTVVYTIVGTAISLVLSTMMAYPLAKKRLKGRNFWLMFVVFTMFFNGGIIPNYVLVNSLGFGNTIWAIVIPTAISVFNLLIMKTFFENIPDELEEAAIMDGSNTYGILVKIVLPLSKPILATMFLFYAVTHWNSWFPAFLYFSEKELFPVSIYLRNLIKGAEGSLSSGATSADNLTQIAANIKSVTMVLTVLPIVCVYPYIQKYFVSGVMLGSVKG, from the coding sequence ATGAAGGAATCGTTTCAATATAAGGTGTTTAGAGTGTTCAATGTAGTGATATTACTGGCCGTTGTTTATGTGACGTTATTCCCGTTTTTAAATATTGTGGCTCAATCCTTTAGCTCGGAACAATATATAACAGCTGGAGAGGTAAGTCTCATCCCGAAAGGATTCAATATAGAAACGTATAAGATCATTATGTCCGATAGCATGTTTTGGATTAACTATAAAAATACGGTAGTGTACACGATTGTTGGGACTGCTATTTCCCTTGTCTTATCAACGATGATGGCCTACCCACTAGCGAAGAAAAGATTAAAAGGAAGAAACTTCTGGCTGATGTTCGTCGTGTTTACGATGTTTTTCAACGGTGGAATAATCCCAAACTATGTATTAGTCAACTCTCTAGGCTTTGGTAACACGATTTGGGCAATTGTGATCCCGACTGCAATCAGTGTATTTAACCTGTTGATTATGAAAACATTCTTTGAAAACATACCGGATGAGTTAGAAGAAGCTGCAATAATGGACGGTTCCAACACGTATGGCATTTTAGTGAAAATTGTACTTCCGTTATCTAAACCAATACTTGCTACTATGTTCTTATTTTATGCTGTTACACATTGGAACTCATGGTTTCCAGCATTTCTATATTTTAGTGAAAAAGAGCTATTTCCAGTTTCCATTTATCTTAGAAATTTAATCAAGGGTGCAGAAGGCTCTTTATCCTCCGGCGCTACATCCGCGGATAACTTAACCCAGATTGCAGCAAATATAAAGTCGGTAACAATGGTATTAACCGTTTTACCAATCGTCTGTGTCTATCCATATATTCAGAAGTATTTTGTCTCAGGAGTTATGCTTGGCTCTGTAAAGGGATAA
- the uxaC gene encoding glucuronate isomerase produces MKPFLHEDFLLETKTSKQLYHHYAKDMPIFDYHCHLTAKEIAEDRRFSSITDAWLGEDHYKWRVLRANGVTEDYITGPKSEKEKFLKWAETVPELIGNPLYHWTHLELKRCFGIEEELSPETAEHIWEKANERMKQADFSARGIIKHFRVKALCTTDDPVDSLEYHKQINEDSTFDVKVLPTFRPDGALHVNKSTFPEWVSKLEMATGKSVQNFPALLDALSDRVDYFHKVGCRLSDHGLDDAFFQLTNEETCDAIFKKAVHQETVTYEETVQFKTTILLHLGKLYAKKGWVMQFHIGGLRGVNTRMIERIGANTGFDSIADFNYAEDLSKLLNELEKSHHLPKTVLYNLNPRDNYMLATLAGNFQDGNIPGKIQFGTAWWFNDHRDGIENQITALANVGVLSRFIGMLTDSRSLFSYTRHEYFRRILCNIIGKWVENGEYPANMDRLGRIVQDISFYNIASFIEVDW; encoded by the coding sequence ATGAAACCATTCTTACATGAAGATTTTTTGTTAGAAACGAAAACATCGAAACAACTTTATCATCATTATGCCAAGGACATGCCAATCTTTGATTACCATTGTCATTTAACTGCAAAAGAAATTGCGGAAGACAGACGGTTTTCCTCTATCACAGATGCGTGGCTGGGAGAAGACCATTATAAGTGGCGTGTGCTTAGAGCCAATGGAGTGACGGAGGACTATATCACCGGCCCCAAAAGCGAAAAAGAAAAATTTTTAAAATGGGCGGAAACTGTACCAGAGCTGATAGGGAATCCATTATATCATTGGACACATTTAGAGCTGAAGCGTTGCTTTGGAATAGAAGAAGAATTATCACCCGAAACTGCTGAGCACATATGGGAAAAGGCGAATGAGCGAATGAAACAAGCTGATTTTTCCGCAAGGGGGATAATCAAGCATTTTCGTGTCAAAGCGCTATGTACGACGGACGATCCTGTAGATTCATTAGAATACCATAAGCAAATAAACGAAGATAGCACATTCGATGTTAAGGTTTTACCGACTTTTCGTCCAGATGGTGCACTACACGTAAACAAATCTACCTTTCCAGAATGGGTATCAAAATTAGAAATGGCAACTGGTAAGTCTGTGCAAAATTTCCCTGCCCTTTTGGATGCGTTGTCCGATCGTGTAGATTACTTTCACAAAGTTGGTTGTCGTCTGTCCGATCATGGTCTTGACGATGCTTTCTTTCAGCTCACGAATGAAGAAACATGTGATGCAATCTTTAAAAAGGCAGTTCATCAAGAAACGGTTACTTACGAGGAAACAGTTCAGTTTAAAACAACCATTCTCCTACACCTCGGGAAGCTTTATGCTAAAAAGGGCTGGGTGATGCAATTCCATATCGGTGGGTTACGAGGAGTAAATACAAGAATGATAGAGAGAATTGGAGCGAATACGGGCTTTGATTCTATAGCAGATTTTAACTATGCAGAAGATCTTTCTAAGTTACTAAATGAACTGGAAAAATCTCACCACCTTCCTAAAACAGTACTATATAATTTAAATCCACGTGATAATTATATGCTCGCTACCTTAGCTGGAAACTTTCAAGATGGAAATATACCCGGGAAAATACAGTTTGGTACAGCATGGTGGTTCAATGACCATCGTGATGGGATAGAAAATCAAATTACAGCACTTGCCAATGTTGGTGTGTTATCTAGATTTATCGGCATGTTAACGGATTCTCGTAGTCTCTTTTCTTATACGAGACATGAATACTTTAGAAGAATATTATGCAACATCATTGGGAAATGGGTGGAAAACGGAGAGTACCCAGCTAACATGGATAGACTTGGCCGAATCGTACAGGATATTTCCTTTTATAACATTGCGTCATTTATTGAGGTGGATTGGTAA
- a CDS encoding GH39 family glycosyl hydrolase yields MSKIVIGNQIQKEFKNNWKYCIGTGRLGLALQQEYLDHLKFVQKEIGFTYIRGHGLLHDDIGIYREIDVEGEIKPFYNFTYIDRIFDSFLEIGIRPFIEIGFMPKLLASGDQTIFTWEGNVTPPKDYDKWTDLIRAVTQHFIDRYGVEEVTKWPFEIWNEPNLVNFWKNADKREYFKLYKKTATTIKKVNSNIQVGGPAICGGSDEWIVEFLEFCEKEDAPIDFVSRHAYTSRQPNKVTPDYYYQELTNNTKMLEEFKTVRRLIKSSAFPHLPFPITEYNTSYSPINPVHDTVLNAAYLARILSEGGDFVDSFSYWTFSDVFEERDVPRSQFHGGFGLVGLNEIPKPTFYLFSFFNKLGDAQLYQDEHTIVTKRRDGSIALVMWNLVMDKGEGREKEVTFEIPVEASHLFIKRQTVDEQHANPWKTWRDMGRPRFPSREMVETLRGVAQSLIRTDHLKAENGKISITVALTKNEVSLIEIIPVNDETETYIGLDDSLITSY; encoded by the coding sequence ATGAGTAAAATTGTGATCGGAAATCAGATTCAAAAGGAATTCAAGAATAATTGGAAATATTGCATCGGTACAGGACGGCTTGGATTAGCGCTTCAACAAGAATACTTAGATCATCTAAAGTTCGTTCAAAAGGAAATTGGTTTTACCTATATCCGTGGTCATGGACTTTTGCATGATGATATTGGTATATATCGTGAAATCGACGTGGAAGGGGAGATAAAGCCTTTCTATAATTTCACTTATATTGACCGGATTTTTGATTCGTTTTTAGAAATCGGCATCCGTCCATTTATTGAAATAGGGTTTATGCCAAAACTTCTGGCTTCTGGAGACCAAACTATTTTCACCTGGGAAGGAAATGTAACACCACCTAAAGATTACGACAAATGGACCGATTTAATTCGAGCGGTTACACAACATTTTATAGACAGATATGGTGTAGAAGAAGTTACAAAGTGGCCATTTGAAATTTGGAATGAGCCTAACCTAGTAAACTTTTGGAAGAACGCTGATAAGAGAGAATATTTTAAACTGTATAAAAAAACCGCGACAACAATTAAAAAGGTAAATTCAAATATCCAAGTTGGCGGACCAGCTATTTGCGGTGGTTCAGACGAATGGATCGTTGAGTTTCTTGAATTTTGTGAGAAAGAGGATGCACCAATTGATTTTGTTTCTCGTCATGCATACACGTCACGTCAGCCGAACAAGGTAACACCAGATTACTATTATCAGGAACTTACAAATAATACAAAAATGCTAGAGGAATTTAAAACGGTTCGTCGCTTAATCAAAAGTTCTGCTTTTCCCCATTTGCCATTTCCTATTACAGAATATAACACTTCCTATAGTCCAATAAATCCAGTTCATGATACAGTGCTCAATGCTGCTTATTTGGCACGAATATTAAGCGAAGGAGGCGACTTCGTCGACTCATTTTCTTATTGGACGTTTAGTGATGTATTTGAAGAGCGAGACGTGCCACGATCACAGTTCCACGGCGGCTTTGGATTAGTCGGATTAAATGAAATACCAAAACCTACTTTTTACCTTTTTTCCTTCTTTAACAAGCTAGGAGATGCTCAATTATACCAAGATGAACACACGATTGTAACCAAAAGGCGAGACGGTTCCATCGCTCTTGTTATGTGGAATTTAGTTATGGATAAAGGAGAAGGTCGAGAAAAGGAAGTAACCTTTGAGATTCCGGTTGAGGCAAGCCATTTGTTTATTAAACGCCAAACGGTTGACGAACAGCATGCGAACCCCTGGAAGACCTGGAGGGATATGGGTCGTCCAAGGTTTCCGAGTAGAGAAATGGTAGAAACACTTCGGGGTGTTGCCCAATCACTTATAAGAACCGATCATCTAAAAGCGGAGAATGGTAAAATCTCGATCACAGTTGCATTAACTAAAAATGAGGTGTCGCTAATCGAAATCATACCAGTGAATGATGAAACGGAAACGTACATCGGATTGGACGATTCTCTTATTACTTCCTATTAA
- a CDS encoding YesL family protein, producing the protein MDNGKEFGQGVLTVLTNYIYWLALVNVYFIACNLLFLFFFLTLIPSFSNILVYCLALIPTGPAIAALFYTLTKLIREKEISPTKDFFYGYKINFFDSLKNWVPMLVILTIITMDIHYLNADPTTRNQIISGILLVLFVLFGTLSIYVISISANFSFRVRDIYRLSLYYSFTRMKNTTGNVGIVIITLFLMFIVSDFLLLFIASLVAYAIALNNQAILEDVKQNFVKTEETLFEHQNIESSS; encoded by the coding sequence ATGGATAATGGTAAAGAGTTTGGACAGGGAGTATTAACTGTTTTAACTAATTATATTTATTGGTTGGCATTAGTAAATGTGTATTTTATAGCCTGTAATCTCCTGTTTTTATTTTTCTTTCTTACTTTAATTCCTAGTTTCTCGAACATTCTAGTTTATTGTCTAGCGCTTATCCCAACTGGTCCTGCTATTGCAGCTTTATTTTATACGCTGACGAAATTAATACGAGAAAAAGAGATTTCTCCGACTAAAGATTTCTTTTACGGGTATAAAATAAATTTCTTCGACAGTTTAAAAAATTGGGTGCCGATGCTAGTCATTTTGACTATTATTACAATGGATATTCATTATCTAAATGCAGATCCTACAACGCGAAATCAAATAATATCCGGTATATTACTTGTTTTATTTGTTTTGTTTGGGACACTTTCCATCTATGTAATTTCTATTAGTGCTAACTTTAGTTTCCGAGTAAGAGATATCTATCGCCTCTCCTTGTATTACAGCTTTACCAGAATGAAGAATACTACCGGTAATGTAGGAATCGTTATCATAACCTTATTTTTGATGTTCATCGTTTCTGATTTTCTACTTTTATTTATTGCTAGTCTTGTAGCTTATGCAATTGCCTTAAATAATCAGGCAATTTTGGAAGATGTTAAACAAAACTTCGTTAAGACAGAGGAAACGCTTTTTGAACATCAAAATATAGAATCTTCGAGTTAA
- a CDS encoding ABC transporter permease: MEQQLVKDVKTKVTRPNTKWQRAKKVIKKDWQLYSLLVLPVIYFVIFKYGPMFGNIIAFRRFVPGGSIIGEEWVGLTYFNMLLQDPTFFLVLKNTLVLGLLLLIVTFPAPIIFALLLNEVKNRGFKRFVQTVSYLPHFFSMVVVAGIVLELVSVNGAINNVVEFFTGNRYPFIQMPEWFRTIFLSSELWQTTGWGAILYLAALTGINDELYEAAKIDGANRWKQTLHITIPGILPTIVVLFILNIGNFLQVGFEKVLLLYNPLTYETADVISTYVYRIGIQSASFSYGTAIGLFESIIGLILVFGANFMSRKITDNSLW; the protein is encoded by the coding sequence ATGGAGCAACAGCTTGTGAAAGATGTGAAAACAAAAGTCACTAGACCTAACACCAAATGGCAAAGAGCCAAAAAAGTCATAAAAAAAGACTGGCAATTATATTCACTGTTGGTACTCCCGGTCATCTATTTTGTGATTTTTAAGTATGGACCAATGTTCGGTAATATTATTGCATTTAGAAGGTTCGTTCCAGGTGGGAGTATTATCGGGGAGGAATGGGTTGGACTTACTTATTTCAACATGTTATTACAAGACCCAACGTTTTTTCTTGTCTTGAAAAATACGCTTGTCCTAGGTCTTCTTTTATTAATTGTCACGTTTCCAGCACCAATCATCTTTGCATTACTGTTAAACGAAGTGAAAAACAGAGGCTTTAAAAGATTTGTTCAAACCGTATCTTACTTGCCACACTTCTTCTCAATGGTAGTGGTAGCGGGAATTGTGCTGGAGTTAGTATCCGTAAATGGAGCGATTAATAACGTTGTCGAATTTTTTACAGGTAATCGTTATCCGTTTATTCAGATGCCTGAATGGTTCCGAACTATTTTCCTTTCATCCGAACTATGGCAGACGACGGGGTGGGGGGCAATTCTATATCTTGCGGCCTTAACTGGAATTAATGATGAACTATACGAAGCAGCAAAAATTGACGGTGCTAATCGATGGAAGCAAACGCTTCATATTACAATACCTGGTATTCTCCCGACAATCGTAGTCTTATTTATCCTTAACATTGGGAATTTCCTTCAAGTAGGATTTGAAAAGGTGTTACTGTTATACAATCCATTGACCTACGAAACGGCTGACGTAATTTCAACCTATGTGTACCGGATTGGTATTCAATCCGCGAGCTTTAGTTATGGAACGGCCATTGGGTTATTTGAATCAATCATCGGTTTAATATTAGTGTTTGGAGCTAACTTCATGTCTAGAAAAATTACAGACAACAGTTTGTGGTAA
- a CDS encoding ABC transporter substrate-binding protein, with protein MSKSFKQLCLFMCMLVMISVLAACKNAEEAGSDNGSSKKDGEVSGAAMTDYGVGDQFKATEPITFSMLYSDHPNYPYKEDWLLFEEIKKRTNVSLDITTVPMSDYEQKRSLLISGGEAPLIIPKTYPGQETPFVSSGAILPVSDYLHLMPHFQDAVEKYDMEPYLDTLRQEDGKFYLLPGMHERVWPDYTLAMRKDILKELGLEEPETWEEVEEVLMAMKEAYPNTIPFSDRFKFESTLNIAATTFGTRAGWGLGNGLKFDHDKEEFYFAPASEGHKKLVTYFHGLVEKGLLDPESVTQEDDQAIQKLVNEESFVINANSQSVIEYREKLTDALGEGNFEISKILVPGGPAGHVMGGSKLENGIMISAKAKEDPNFDAMMQFIDWLFYSPEGKEFTKWGVEGVTYTVDENGKRHLAEDVDYVGLNPGAPKQLNVDFGFSGGVFSYGGSTELLHSMFSEEEIAFQNGMHETKETLPPDPPIKYNEVELEQATLLSTPLLDHVKQSTLQFILGQRDLSEWDAYIKELEAKGLDRYVQQANDVYQSNK; from the coding sequence TTGAGTAAATCCTTTAAACAGTTATGTTTGTTCATGTGCATGCTTGTAATGATTAGTGTACTAGCAGCTTGTAAAAATGCAGAGGAAGCAGGGTCAGATAATGGCTCTTCCAAAAAAGACGGTGAAGTCTCTGGTGCAGCAATGACCGATTATGGTGTAGGTGATCAATTTAAGGCGACAGAACCAATCACATTTTCGATGCTTTATAGTGATCACCCAAATTACCCATATAAAGAGGATTGGCTATTATTTGAAGAAATTAAGAAAAGAACCAACGTATCACTGGATATTACTACTGTACCGATGAGTGACTACGAGCAGAAGCGTAGTTTGTTAATTAGTGGTGGGGAAGCTCCATTAATCATTCCTAAGACGTATCCTGGACAAGAAACACCGTTTGTTTCGTCGGGAGCAATACTTCCGGTTAGTGATTATTTACACTTAATGCCACATTTTCAGGATGCAGTTGAAAAGTATGATATGGAACCGTATTTAGATACTTTGAGACAGGAAGACGGGAAATTTTATTTATTACCAGGTATGCATGAAAGAGTGTGGCCTGATTATACGTTAGCGATGAGAAAAGACATTTTGAAGGAACTAGGACTTGAAGAACCAGAAACGTGGGAAGAAGTAGAAGAAGTGTTAATGGCAATGAAGGAGGCTTATCCAAACACTATTCCTTTCTCTGACCGCTTTAAATTTGAAAGTACATTAAATATTGCGGCAACGACTTTCGGAACAAGAGCTGGCTGGGGACTCGGTAATGGATTAAAGTTCGATCATGATAAGGAAGAATTCTACTTTGCACCAGCATCTGAAGGGCATAAGAAATTGGTGACATATTTCCACGGTTTAGTTGAAAAAGGATTATTAGACCCTGAAAGTGTCACACAAGAGGATGACCAAGCGATTCAAAAGCTAGTCAACGAAGAATCGTTCGTTATTAATGCAAACTCTCAATCTGTTATAGAGTATCGCGAAAAGCTTACCGATGCACTTGGGGAAGGGAATTTCGAAATAAGTAAAATTCTGGTGCCAGGTGGTCCTGCTGGTCACGTAATGGGTGGATCAAAACTAGAAAACGGCATAATGATTTCAGCGAAGGCAAAAGAAGATCCAAACTTTGATGCGATGATGCAATTTATTGACTGGCTATTCTACAGTCCAGAAGGTAAAGAGTTTACGAAGTGGGGTGTAGAGGGAGTAACATACACAGTGGATGAAAACGGTAAGAGACACCTTGCTGAAGATGTGGATTACGTTGGTCTTAACCCAGGAGCACCAAAACAACTGAATGTTGATTTCGGTTTCTCGGGTGGAGTTTTCTCTTACGGTGGTTCAACAGAATTATTGCACTCTATGTTTAGTGAAGAGGAAATTGCGTTCCAAAATGGTATGCATGAAACGAAAGAAACGTTACCTCCTGATCCACCGATTAAATATAATGAAGTGGAACTAGAGCAAGCTACGTTATTAAGCACACCATTACTTGACCACGTTAAACAAAGCACGCTTCAGTTTATTCTAGGACAACGAGATTTATCTGAATGGGATGCTTACATCAAGGAGCTAGAAGCAAAAGGCTTAGATAGATATGTTCAACAAGCAAATGACGTGTATCAATCAAACAAGTAA
- a CDS encoding DUF4982 domain-containing protein — protein sequence MNRKVLFNDGWEFAKSGLEVTSRENLHFQPVDLPHDWLIYNTLDLYEDSIGWYRKRCLVKEIDNQILLCFDGVYMDSTLYVNQQYIGEWKNGYSSFEHDITEAIVEGENEILVKVVHQAPNSRWYSGAGIYRNVWLKTRNHSHIVTDGIYVSMKNTDNDWQVEVDTELNLNADALLTHTIMYKGQKLATSSEHIQPDPCHNVIRNSQTLFVNNPNLWSITTPNLYQLKTELHIGSDKQVIESVSQRIGFRIIQLDPDEGLFLNGKKTKLKGVCEHHDLGALGAAFNKCALQRRFKLLKDMGVNAIRTAHNMPAKELMHVADEMGFLVVTEAFDMWERSKTPYDYARFFKEWALIDVKSWVMRDRNHPSLLLWSIGNEIYDTHADKRGQELTKMLMEEVQKYDPKENARITIGSNFMPWQNAQKCADIVKVAGYNYAEKYYQKHHEEHPDWVIYGSETASVVQSRGIYHFPFEKSILADDDEQCSALGNSPTSWGAKSAEACIIAERDTPFSLGQFLWTGFDYIGEPTPYHTKSAYLGQVETATFKKDSYYIYQAAWTDYKEKPMVHLFPYWDFNVGQIIDVRVCSNAPKIELQLNGEKIGTQDINHEHGTDLVGWWKVPYQPGELKAVAYDEKGNTIAIDTRKSFGDAKKICLHADRRQIKANGTDLLFVEITAKDEKGNPVENATNRVHVEVTGVGRLLGLDNGDSTDYDAYKGKSRRLFSGKLMAIIGTTLEPGTIKMVVRSNGLESETLEFDSLPAERMNRKGVSATTKNQDMPIVMGTDQEIPVRKIELVTSDGQQFHPNKKEIIVHAKLYPETTTYPDVEWSVVLDGGMESNISKVEAKGKEAKLTALGDGKFRVRCTSRNGTDKIRIISELEFKAEGLGPAYKSAYSFISAGLYDYSKGEVTNGNERGVATSRDGETQVGFHDIDFGKYGSDTITIPIFALSSEEHPIQIWEGMPGEKDSKVIGNVVYQKPSKWNVYQEETYRLSKRLKGITSICFVFHKKVHIKGFSFEKKSRAFEQINATESDYIYGDTFTISEHSVDGIGNNVSLEFHDMDFTKVSATKLVVKGKCPIEKNTIHVKFSSDEQEHTQIIEFTYSDEPVERVYELENVSGLQQITFLFLPGSNFDFHWFQFKA from the coding sequence ATGAATAGGAAAGTACTTTTTAACGATGGATGGGAATTCGCCAAAAGTGGGTTAGAAGTAACCAGTAGGGAAAATCTTCACTTTCAGCCAGTCGATCTACCACATGACTGGCTCATCTATAATACGCTGGATCTTTACGAGGATAGTATTGGTTGGTACCGCAAAAGATGTTTAGTAAAAGAAATTGATAATCAAATTTTACTTTGTTTCGATGGCGTTTATATGGATTCTACCTTGTACGTAAATCAACAATATATAGGGGAATGGAAAAATGGATATTCCTCTTTTGAACATGATATTACAGAAGCAATAGTAGAGGGAGAGAATGAAATCCTTGTTAAAGTAGTTCATCAAGCTCCAAATAGCAGATGGTATTCTGGGGCAGGAATCTATCGAAACGTATGGCTTAAAACGAGAAATCATAGCCACATTGTAACAGATGGTATCTATGTTTCTATGAAAAATACGGATAACGACTGGCAGGTGGAAGTGGATACAGAGTTGAACCTAAATGCGGATGCTCTATTAACCCATACCATCATGTATAAAGGGCAGAAACTTGCTACTAGCTCGGAACACATCCAACCGGATCCATGCCATAATGTTATTCGTAATTCGCAAACACTCTTCGTGAATAATCCTAATCTGTGGAGTATAACAACCCCAAATCTTTATCAGCTTAAAACGGAACTACACATCGGTTCGGATAAACAGGTCATAGAATCAGTGTCCCAACGCATTGGTTTTCGAATTATACAGCTAGATCCCGATGAAGGGTTGTTTCTAAACGGGAAAAAGACGAAATTAAAAGGCGTTTGTGAGCACCATGATTTAGGAGCACTTGGAGCTGCATTTAATAAGTGTGCATTGCAAAGAAGATTCAAGCTATTAAAGGATATGGGTGTGAATGCAATTCGAACTGCTCACAACATGCCGGCAAAAGAATTAATGCACGTAGCGGATGAGATGGGATTTCTAGTTGTTACCGAGGCCTTTGATATGTGGGAAAGGTCGAAAACGCCTTATGATTACGCTCGGTTCTTTAAAGAATGGGCTCTTATTGATGTGAAAAGCTGGGTCATGCGCGACAGAAATCATCCGAGCCTGCTTTTATGGAGCATCGGAAACGAAATTTATGACACCCATGCGGATAAGCGTGGGCAAGAATTAACCAAAATGCTCATGGAAGAAGTTCAAAAATACGACCCGAAAGAAAATGCTCGAATTACGATAGGCTCTAATTTCATGCCTTGGCAAAATGCACAAAAGTGTGCCGACATCGTGAAAGTCGCTGGTTATAATTATGCGGAAAAGTATTATCAAAAGCATCACGAGGAGCATCCTGACTGGGTTATTTATGGGAGTGAAACAGCTTCGGTAGTGCAAAGTCGAGGAATTTACCATTTTCCGTTTGAAAAATCGATTTTAGCTGATGATGATGAACAATGCTCTGCACTAGGTAACAGCCCAACAAGCTGGGGAGCAAAGTCAGCTGAGGCATGTATTATTGCAGAAAGAGATACTCCATTTTCTTTAGGGCAATTCTTATGGACGGGATTTGACTATATTGGCGAGCCTACTCCGTATCATACGAAAAGTGCTTATTTGGGACAAGTGGAAACAGCTACGTTTAAGAAGGATTCTTATTACATATACCAAGCAGCCTGGACAGATTACAAGGAAAAACCAATGGTGCACCTCTTCCCGTATTGGGATTTTAACGTGGGACAAATCATTGATGTTCGTGTATGTTCCAATGCGCCCAAAATAGAGCTACAGCTAAATGGGGAAAAGATAGGGACTCAAGATATTAACCATGAACATGGGACAGATCTAGTCGGATGGTGGAAGGTTCCTTATCAACCAGGTGAGTTAAAAGCAGTTGCTTATGATGAGAAAGGGAATACCATTGCAATTGATACGAGAAAATCCTTTGGGGACGCGAAGAAAATATGTTTACACGCTGATCGCAGACAAATTAAAGCGAATGGAACAGATCTCCTATTTGTTGAAATTACAGCGAAGGACGAAAAAGGCAATCCAGTTGAGAATGCAACAAACCGGGTTCACGTCGAGGTAACTGGTGTGGGACGTTTGCTTGGGTTAGATAATGGAGACAGCACTGATTATGATGCTTATAAGGGAAAGAGTAGACGTTTATTTAGTGGCAAATTGATGGCGATTATTGGCACAACGTTAGAGCCAGGTACTATAAAAATGGTTGTCCGTTCGAACGGATTAGAAAGCGAGACCTTAGAATTTGATTCACTTCCAGCAGAGCGAATGAATCGTAAAGGGGTTTCTGCAACTACTAAAAATCAAGACATGCCCATTGTTATGGGAACGGATCAAGAGATTCCAGTTCGAAAGATAGAGCTTGTAACTAGTGATGGACAACAGTTTCATCCGAACAAAAAGGAAATAATAGTTCATGCCAAGCTGTACCCAGAAACTACAACCTATCCGGATGTGGAGTGGAGCGTTGTGCTTGATGGGGGAATGGAATCTAATATCTCAAAAGTAGAAGCGAAGGGAAAAGAAGCTAAGCTAACGGCACTAGGAGACGGGAAATTTCGTGTTCGGTGTACCAGTAGAAATGGAACCGATAAGATTAGGATTATCTCAGAATTAGAGTTTAAGGCAGAAGGATTAGGACCGGCATATAAAAGTGCGTACAGCTTTATTTCAGCAGGACTCTATGATTATAGTAAAGGTGAAGTTACAAATGGAAACGAGCGTGGTGTCGCTACAAGTCGAGATGGTGAGACACAAGTCGGCTTTCATGATATAGATTTTGGTAAATACGGTTCAGACACCATTACAATCCCGATATTTGCATTATCGAGCGAGGAACATCCGATACAAATTTGGGAAGGAATGCCAGGTGAAAAAGACAGTAAAGTAATTGGAAATGTGGTTTACCAAAAGCCATCTAAATGGAACGTATATCAAGAAGAAACCTACCGATTGTCAAAACGATTAAAAGGCATAACATCCATTTGCTTTGTCTTTCATAAAAAAGTGCATATCAAGGGATTTTCCTTTGAGAAAAAAAGCCGTGCGTTTGAGCAAATTAATGCTACTGAAAGTGATTATATTTATGGCGATACTTTTACGATTAGTGAGCATAGTGTCGATGGAATTGGAAATAACGTTTCGTTAGAGTTTCATGATATGGACTTCACAAAGGTAAGTGCAACGAAATTAGTTGTGAAAGGGAAGTGTCCAATTGAGAAAAACACAATCCATGTGAAGTTTTCTAGTGATGAACAAGAGCACACGCAAATAATCGAATTTACGTATTCGGATGAACCAGTGGAACGTGTGTATGAGCTGGAAAACGTATCGGGTTTACAACAGATTACCTTTTTGTTTCTG